In Perca fluviatilis chromosome 14, GENO_Pfluv_1.0, whole genome shotgun sequence, a genomic segment contains:
- the LOC120572348 gene encoding L-amino-acid oxidase-like isoform X1, with amino-acid sequence MKRLGVIVCLGLICVASTLVQTVQLITVEEGSSSSPANMSKVPEDVKPYPNLSAHLAKCLEDNDYDVLLQTIKTGLPKINTTHHVVIVGAGMAGLTAAKLLQDAGHKVTILEASGRAGGRVETYRNKEEGWYAELGAMRIPSTHQIVHWFLKTLNVTLNEFIMDDPNTFYLVNGLLKNTSTVHNDPDVLKYNVWQSEKGMSADELLLKALQKVEDEVTAHGCLSALKKYDRYSVKDYLVQEGHLSSEAIRMIGDLLNQQSLMHTALTEMVYEQSNINDKTNYTEVTGGSDLLPEAFLNVLEGPILLNSKVKRIRSDKDKGVIVWYQPGQQSNVANLTADVVLVTTTAKAALFIDFDPPLSIKKMEALRGVHYESSTKILLTFSRRFWEKDGIRGGKSITDGPSRFIYYPSHSFPTNKTIGVLLASYTWSDDSLLFLGASDEDLKELALRDLAKIHGEYVKSLCTGVVVKRWSADPHSLGAFALFTPYQSLEYSKELFRSEGRVHFAGEHTAVPHAWIETSMKSAIRAATNINKESATTQYHDEP; translated from the exons AAGATGTCAAACCGTATCCCAACCTGAGTGCCCATCTGGCTAAATGTCTGGAGGACAACGACTATGATGTGCTGCTGCAGACTATTAAAACTGGTCttccaaaaataaatacaacccATCATGTTGTTATTGTCGGAGCTGGCATGGCTGGACTGACGGCTGCCAAGTTACTGCAAGACGCAGGACACAAG GTAACCATATTAGAGGCTAGTGGTCGTGCTGGAGGACGGGTGGAGACCTACAGGAATAAAGAAGAGGGCTGGTATGCTGAACTGGGAGCCATGAGGATCCCAAGTACTCACCA AATCGTCCACTggtttttaaaaacactgaacGTCACACTGAATGAATTCATAATGGATGACCCCAACACCTTTTACTTGGTTAATGGGTTGTTGAAGAATACAAGCACAGTGCACAATGACCCTGATGTTCTGAAGTACAACGTGTGGCAAAGTGAGAAAGGGATGTCAGCCGATGAGCTGCTACTAAAAGCTTTGCAGAAG gTGGAAGATGAAGTGACTGCTCATGGCTGCTTGTCTGCGCTGAAAAAATATGATCGTTAttctgtgaag GACTATCTGGTACAAGAAGGACATCTGAGTTCAGAAGCGATAAGGATGATTGGAGACCTGCTTAACCAACAGAGCCTAATGCACACAGCGCTGACTGAGATGGTCTATGAACAGAGTAACATCAATGACAAAACTAA ttacACAGAAGTGACTGGTGGGTCGGACCTTCTCCCCGAAGCTTTTCTTAATGTGCTCGAGGGCCCTATTCTCCTCAACTCCAAGGTCAAACGCATCAGATCAGATAAAGATAAAGGTGTAATAGTATGGTACCAGCCAGGCCAACAGTCTAATGTTGCTAACCTTACCGCTGATGTTGTACTGGTAACAACCACAGCCAAAGCAGCCCTTTTCATTGACTTTGATCCACCTCTCTCCATCAAAAAGATGGAGGCACTGAGGGGAGTCCACTATGAAAGCTCCACTAAAATCCTCCTGACCTTCAGCAGAAGGTTCTGGGAGAAGGATGGCATCCGAGGAGGAAAGAGCATCACCGATGGGCCATCTCGTTTCATCTACTACCCCAGCCACAGTTTCCCAACGAATAAAACCATTGGCGTCCTCCTGGCCTCCTACACCTGGTCTGACGATTCCCTCCTCTTCTTAGGCGCGAGCGATGAAGACCTGAAAGAGCTGGCTCTTAGAGATTTGGCAAAGATCCACGGCGAGTATGTCAAGTCTCTCTGCACAGGGGTGGTGGTGAAGAGGTGGAGTGCGGATCCTCACAGCTTGGGTGCCTTTGCTCTCTTCACACCCTACCAAAGTTTAGAGTACTCTAAAGAGCTCTTCAGAAGTGAAGGCAGGGTGCACTTTGCTGGTGAACACACAGCCGTCCCTCACGCTTGGATCGAGACATCAATGAAATCTGCGATCAGGGCTGCTACCAACATTAACAAAGAGTCAGCTACAACTCAATATCATGATGAGCCCTAG
- the LOC120572348 gene encoding L-amino-acid oxidase-like isoform X2 codes for MKRLGVIVCLGLICVASTLVQTVQLITVEEGSSSSPANMSKVPDVKPYPNLSAHLAKCLEDNDYDVLLQTIKTGLPKINTTHHVVIVGAGMAGLTAAKLLQDAGHKVTILEASGRAGGRVETYRNKEEGWYAELGAMRIPSTHQIVHWFLKTLNVTLNEFIMDDPNTFYLVNGLLKNTSTVHNDPDVLKYNVWQSEKGMSADELLLKALQKVEDEVTAHGCLSALKKYDRYSVKDYLVQEGHLSSEAIRMIGDLLNQQSLMHTALTEMVYEQSNINDKTNYTEVTGGSDLLPEAFLNVLEGPILLNSKVKRIRSDKDKGVIVWYQPGQQSNVANLTADVVLVTTTAKAALFIDFDPPLSIKKMEALRGVHYESSTKILLTFSRRFWEKDGIRGGKSITDGPSRFIYYPSHSFPTNKTIGVLLASYTWSDDSLLFLGASDEDLKELALRDLAKIHGEYVKSLCTGVVVKRWSADPHSLGAFALFTPYQSLEYSKELFRSEGRVHFAGEHTAVPHAWIETSMKSAIRAATNINKESATTQYHDEP; via the exons ATGTCAAACCGTATCCCAACCTGAGTGCCCATCTGGCTAAATGTCTGGAGGACAACGACTATGATGTGCTGCTGCAGACTATTAAAACTGGTCttccaaaaataaatacaacccATCATGTTGTTATTGTCGGAGCTGGCATGGCTGGACTGACGGCTGCCAAGTTACTGCAAGACGCAGGACACAAG GTAACCATATTAGAGGCTAGTGGTCGTGCTGGAGGACGGGTGGAGACCTACAGGAATAAAGAAGAGGGCTGGTATGCTGAACTGGGAGCCATGAGGATCCCAAGTACTCACCA AATCGTCCACTggtttttaaaaacactgaacGTCACACTGAATGAATTCATAATGGATGACCCCAACACCTTTTACTTGGTTAATGGGTTGTTGAAGAATACAAGCACAGTGCACAATGACCCTGATGTTCTGAAGTACAACGTGTGGCAAAGTGAGAAAGGGATGTCAGCCGATGAGCTGCTACTAAAAGCTTTGCAGAAG gTGGAAGATGAAGTGACTGCTCATGGCTGCTTGTCTGCGCTGAAAAAATATGATCGTTAttctgtgaag GACTATCTGGTACAAGAAGGACATCTGAGTTCAGAAGCGATAAGGATGATTGGAGACCTGCTTAACCAACAGAGCCTAATGCACACAGCGCTGACTGAGATGGTCTATGAACAGAGTAACATCAATGACAAAACTAA ttacACAGAAGTGACTGGTGGGTCGGACCTTCTCCCCGAAGCTTTTCTTAATGTGCTCGAGGGCCCTATTCTCCTCAACTCCAAGGTCAAACGCATCAGATCAGATAAAGATAAAGGTGTAATAGTATGGTACCAGCCAGGCCAACAGTCTAATGTTGCTAACCTTACCGCTGATGTTGTACTGGTAACAACCACAGCCAAAGCAGCCCTTTTCATTGACTTTGATCCACCTCTCTCCATCAAAAAGATGGAGGCACTGAGGGGAGTCCACTATGAAAGCTCCACTAAAATCCTCCTGACCTTCAGCAGAAGGTTCTGGGAGAAGGATGGCATCCGAGGAGGAAAGAGCATCACCGATGGGCCATCTCGTTTCATCTACTACCCCAGCCACAGTTTCCCAACGAATAAAACCATTGGCGTCCTCCTGGCCTCCTACACCTGGTCTGACGATTCCCTCCTCTTCTTAGGCGCGAGCGATGAAGACCTGAAAGAGCTGGCTCTTAGAGATTTGGCAAAGATCCACGGCGAGTATGTCAAGTCTCTCTGCACAGGGGTGGTGGTGAAGAGGTGGAGTGCGGATCCTCACAGCTTGGGTGCCTTTGCTCTCTTCACACCCTACCAAAGTTTAGAGTACTCTAAAGAGCTCTTCAGAAGTGAAGGCAGGGTGCACTTTGCTGGTGAACACACAGCCGTCCCTCACGCTTGGATCGAGACATCAATGAAATCTGCGATCAGGGCTGCTACCAACATTAACAAAGAGTCAGCTACAACTCAATATCATGATGAGCCCTAG